The following coding sequences are from one Pasteurellaceae bacterium RH1A window:
- a CDS encoding F0F1 ATP synthase subunit C gives MESVITTTIIASAILLAVAALGTALGFALLGGKFLESSARQPELANSLQTKMFIVAGLLDAISMIAVGIALLFIFANPFIGLLTN, from the coding sequence ATGGAATCTGTAATTACTACAACAATCATTGCATCTGCTATCTTATTAGCTGTAGCTGCATTAGGTACTGCTTTAGGCTTTGCCCTTTTAGGTGGTAAATTCTTAGAGTCTTCAGCTCGTCAGCCTGAGCTTGCTAACAGCTTACAAACCAAAATGTTTATCGTGGCAGGTCTTTTAGATGCTATCTCAATGATCGCTGTAGGTATCGCATTACTATTCATCTTCGCAAACCCATTCATCGGTTTATTAACTAACTAA
- a CDS encoding F0F1 ATP synthase subunit alpha, which yields MQLNSTEISELIKKRIAQFNVVSDAQSTGTIVSVSDGIIRIHGLADAMQGEMIELPGNRYAIALNLERDSVGAVVMGPYADLAEGMTVKCTGRILEVPVGRGLLGRVVNTLGQPIDGKGEIDNDGFSPVEVIAPGVIDRQSVDQPVQTGYKAVDSMVPIGRGQRELIIGDRQTGKTALAIDAIINQRDSGIKCIYVAVGQKASTIANVVRKLEEHGALANTIVVVASASESAALQYLAPYAGCAMGEYFRDRGEDALIVYDDLSKQAVAYRQISLLLRRPPGREAYPGDVFYLHSRLLERAARVNADYVERFTNGEVKGKTGSLTALPIIETQAGDVSAFVPTNVISITDGQIFLESSLFNAGIRPAVNPGISVSRVGGSAQTKLVKKMAGGIRTALAQYRELAAFAQFASDLDEATRKQLSHGQKVTELLKQKQFEPMSVAQLGLVLFAAEFGYLDDVELERIGSFEAGLLEYAASQHGDFMKDLSASGNYNDDIKAQLTAIVEGFKKNSSW from the coding sequence ATGCAACTAAATTCAACCGAAATTAGTGAATTAATTAAAAAACGTATTGCCCAGTTTAATGTGGTATCTGATGCCCAAAGTACCGGGACAATCGTTTCAGTAAGTGACGGGATCATTCGCATCCACGGCCTTGCTGATGCTATGCAGGGGGAAATGATTGAGCTTCCAGGCAATCGTTACGCCATTGCATTAAACTTAGAAAGAGATTCTGTAGGTGCTGTAGTGATGGGGCCTTACGCTGATTTAGCGGAAGGCATGACAGTCAAATGCACAGGCCGTATTTTAGAAGTGCCAGTGGGCCGTGGCCTATTAGGCCGTGTGGTCAATACTCTTGGCCAGCCAATCGACGGTAAAGGCGAAATCGACAATGATGGTTTCTCCCCTGTTGAAGTGATTGCCCCAGGTGTAATCGACCGTCAATCTGTTGATCAGCCAGTACAAACTGGTTATAAGGCTGTGGACTCCATGGTGCCAATCGGCCGTGGTCAGCGTGAGCTTATCATCGGTGACCGTCAAACAGGTAAAACCGCTCTAGCCATTGATGCCATCATCAACCAACGTGATTCAGGCATTAAATGTATCTACGTTGCAGTAGGCCAAAAAGCTTCAACCATTGCCAACGTGGTGCGTAAATTAGAAGAACACGGTGCGCTTGCCAACACTATCGTGGTTGTGGCTTCTGCTTCAGAATCTGCCGCCCTTCAATACCTTGCCCCTTATGCAGGTTGTGCAATGGGTGAATACTTCCGTGATCGTGGTGAAGATGCCTTAATCGTTTACGATGATTTATCTAAACAAGCGGTTGCTTACCGTCAAATTTCCTTGCTTCTTCGCCGTCCGCCAGGCCGTGAAGCCTACCCAGGTGACGTATTCTACCTCCACTCTCGCTTACTTGAGCGTGCAGCCCGTGTTAATGCGGACTATGTAGAGCGTTTCACCAATGGCGAAGTCAAGGGTAAAACAGGTTCTTTAACCGCCTTACCAATTATTGAAACCCAAGCAGGTGACGTATCCGCCTTCGTTCCAACCAACGTAATCTCGATTACTGATGGTCAGATCTTCTTAGAGTCCAGCCTCTTTAACGCCGGTATTCGCCCAGCGGTAAACCCAGGTATCTCGGTTTCTCGTGTTGGTGGTTCTGCCCAAACCAAATTGGTTAAGAAAATGGCCGGTGGTATCCGTACTGCTCTAGCCCAATACCGTGAATTGGCCGCCTTTGCCCAGTTCGCTTCAGACTTAGATGAAGCCACACGCAAACAGCTTTCCCACGGTCAAAAAGTAACTGAATTACTCAAACAGAAACAGTTTGAGCCAATGTCTGTTGCTCAACTTGGTTTAGTTTTATTCGCTGCTGAGTTTGGCTATTTAGATGATGTTGAACTTGAGCGTATCGGCTCATTTGAAGCAGGCTTGCTTGAATATGCTGCCAGCCAACACGGCGACTTTATGAAAGACTTAAGCGCCTCTGGCAACTACAACGACGACATTAAAGCCCAATTAACAGCCATTGTTGAAGGCTTTAAGAAAAACAGCTCGTGGTAA
- a CDS encoding F0F1 ATP synthase subunit delta (Produces ATP from ADP in the presence of a proton gradient across the membrane; the delta subunit is part of the catalytic core of the ATP synthase complex), giving the protein MSELITVARPYGSAAFDFALEQGQLDKWQDMLGFAAAVAQDEQIASYLSSSLAPQQVADLFISICGDELDQYGQNFIRIMAENKRLAALPSVLTAFLQLRAAHEAVKDVFVTAASKLTKAQESKIAAAMEKRLGSSVRIVSNVDKSLIAGVIVRYDDTVIDGSSRGQLNRLSQELCL; this is encoded by the coding sequence ATGTCAGAACTTATTACAGTAGCTCGCCCCTATGGCTCAGCAGCTTTTGATTTTGCTTTAGAACAAGGTCAGCTAGATAAATGGCAGGATATGCTGGGTTTTGCGGCCGCCGTGGCCCAAGACGAGCAGATTGCCAGCTACTTAAGCTCATCCCTTGCACCGCAACAGGTGGCAGATCTCTTTATCAGTATCTGTGGCGATGAACTTGACCAGTATGGGCAAAATTTCATTCGTATTATGGCTGAAAATAAACGCCTTGCGGCGTTACCTTCGGTATTAACCGCATTTCTTCAATTACGAGCAGCACACGAAGCCGTTAAAGATGTCTTTGTGACCGCCGCCTCGAAATTAACGAAAGCACAAGAAAGTAAAATCGCAGCAGCGATGGAAAAGCGACTCGGCTCCAGTGTGCGTATCGTGTCCAATGTGGATAAATCATTGATTGCAGGGGTTATCGTGCGTTATGACGATACCGTGATTGATGGCTCCAGCCGTGGACAATTAAACCGCCTAAGCCAAGAGTTGTGCTTGTAA
- a CDS encoding F0F1 ATP synthase subunit gamma (Produces ATP from ADP in the presence of a proton gradient across the membrane. The gamma chain is a regulatory subunit) — MAGAKEIKTKIASVRNTQKITKAMEMVATSKMRKAQERMAAGRPYSDTIRKVISHIAKGSIDYKHPFLTEREVKKVGFLVISTDRGLCGGLNINLFKATLNSVKAWQDKNVSAQLGFIGSKGAAFFQPMGLEIKGQVSGLGDAPQMEELVGTVNAMIKAYREGEIDAVYIAYNRFVNTMSQKPTIEQLLPLPELEDDNLTSGSNWDYIYEPNPKVLLDTLLVRYLESQVYQAVVDNLASEQAARMVAMKAATDNAGTLIDELQLVYNKARQASITNELNEIVAGAAAI; from the coding sequence ATGGCAGGTGCTAAAGAGATAAAAACCAAAATTGCGAGTGTTCGTAATACCCAAAAGATCACCAAAGCAATGGAAATGGTTGCTACCTCTAAAATGCGTAAAGCACAAGAGCGTATGGCAGCAGGTCGCCCTTATTCGGATACTATCCGTAAGGTGATCAGCCATATTGCCAAAGGAAGCATTGATTACAAGCACCCGTTTTTAACTGAGCGTGAAGTGAAAAAAGTAGGCTTTTTAGTGATCTCAACCGACCGTGGTCTCTGCGGCGGCTTGAACATCAACCTCTTTAAAGCCACTTTAAATAGCGTCAAAGCGTGGCAGGACAAAAACGTCAGTGCGCAGCTTGGGTTTATCGGTTCAAAAGGTGCAGCCTTTTTCCAACCAATGGGCTTGGAAATTAAGGGGCAGGTATCAGGCCTCGGCGATGCACCGCAAATGGAAGAGTTAGTGGGTACGGTTAATGCCATGATTAAGGCCTACCGTGAGGGCGAGATTGATGCGGTTTATATCGCATACAACCGCTTTGTGAACACCATGTCACAAAAACCAACCATTGAACAGCTCCTTCCATTGCCTGAATTAGAAGACGATAACCTAACAAGCGGGTCAAATTGGGATTATATTTACGAACCAAATCCAAAGGTCTTATTAGACACCCTATTGGTTCGCTACTTAGAATCTCAGGTTTATCAAGCAGTCGTTGATAACCTTGCATCCGAACAAGCAGCTCGAATGGTAGCAATGAAAGCAGCAACAGATAATGCTGGTACATTGATTGATGAATTACAATTAGTGTACAACAAGGCTCGCCAAGCAAGCATTACAAATGAATTAAACGAAATTGTAGCAGGTGCTGCGGCAATTTAA
- a CDS encoding F0F1 ATP synthase subunit B, protein MNLNATLIGQAVAFALFVWFCMKFVWPPLIKAIEDRQSSIANALASAEKAKQEQADTEKLVEQELAKAKEQAQQIIDLANKRRNEILDSVQAEAEAERARIIEQGYAEVESERIRVQEELRQKVAALAVAGAEKIVGRTVDAAANNDIIDKLVAEL, encoded by the coding sequence GTGAACTTAAATGCAACACTAATCGGTCAAGCAGTTGCCTTCGCACTCTTTGTGTGGTTCTGTATGAAATTTGTTTGGCCGCCATTGATTAAAGCGATTGAAGATCGCCAATCAAGTATCGCCAATGCCCTTGCTTCGGCTGAAAAAGCCAAACAAGAACAGGCTGATACTGAAAAATTGGTTGAGCAAGAGCTAGCAAAAGCCAAGGAACAAGCGCAGCAGATTATTGATCTTGCCAATAAGCGCCGTAACGAGATTCTTGACTCCGTTCAGGCTGAAGCAGAAGCAGAGCGCGCTCGCATTATTGAGCAGGGCTATGCAGAAGTGGAAAGCGAGCGTATCCGTGTTCAAGAAGAGCTTCGTCAAAAAGTGGCGGCATTGGCTGTGGCTGGTGCTGAGAAAATTGTCGGCCGTACGGTGGATGCCGCGGCAAACAATGACATTATTGATAAGCTAGTTGCAGAACTATAA
- a CDS encoding F0F1 ATP synthase subunit A, which produces MAGQTTADYITHHLTFLTTGEGFWHVHLDSLFFTLVAGILFLWVFRRVAKNATTGVPGKLQCFVEMIVEWVDGVVRDNFHGPRHQVAAIALTIFCWVFLLNAIDLIPVDFPPQFAEMLGIHYLRAVPTADISVTLGLSICVFGLIIFYTVKSKGWKGFAKEYTLHPFNHWAMIPVNLILESVTLLAKPVSLAFRLFGNMYAGELIFILIAVMYMADNFALQALGIPMHLLWAIFHILVITLQAFIFMMLTVVYLSMAYNKAEH; this is translated from the coding sequence ATGGCTGGGCAAACTACTGCTGATTATATTACCCACCACCTGACGTTTTTAACGACAGGTGAGGGCTTCTGGCACGTCCATTTGGACTCCTTATTTTTTACCCTTGTTGCAGGTATCTTGTTCCTTTGGGTTTTCCGCCGTGTGGCGAAAAACGCAACGACAGGTGTGCCAGGCAAGCTACAATGCTTTGTTGAGATGATTGTAGAATGGGTTGATGGTGTGGTGCGGGATAACTTCCACGGCCCTCGCCATCAGGTTGCAGCCATTGCGCTGACCATTTTCTGCTGGGTCTTCTTACTCAATGCTATTGACTTAATCCCTGTGGATTTCCCACCGCAATTTGCTGAAATGTTAGGTATTCACTACCTGCGTGCGGTTCCAACAGCGGACATCAGCGTGACCCTTGGTTTGTCTATCTGTGTCTTTGGTTTAATCATCTTCTACACCGTCAAATCCAAAGGTTGGAAGGGTTTTGCCAAGGAATATACCTTACATCCATTTAACCACTGGGCCATGATTCCAGTAAACCTTATTCTTGAGTCAGTTACCCTGCTTGCCAAACCTGTTTCCTTGGCCTTCCGTTTGTTCGGTAATATGTATGCAGGTGAGCTTATCTTCATCCTGATTGCGGTGATGTATATGGCAGATAACTTTGCCTTGCAAGCCTTGGGTATTCCGATGCACTTATTGTGGGCCATCTTCCATATTTTGGTTATTACCCTACAAGCCTTCATCTTTATGATGCTGACGGTGGTTTACTTGAGTATGGCCTATAATAAGGCAGAGCACTAA
- a CDS encoding F0F1 ATP synthase subunit beta codes for MATGKIVQIIGAVIDVEFPQDAVPKVYDALNVETGLTLEVQQQLGGGLVRCIALGTSDGLKRGLKVTNTNEPIQVPVGTKTLGRIMNVLGQPIDEAGPIGEEERWAIHREAPSYEDQANSTELLETGVKVIDLICPFAKGGKVGLFGGAGVGKTVNMMELIRNIAIEHSGYSVFAGVGERTREGNDFYHEMKDSNVLDKVSLVYGQMNEPPGNRLRVALTGLTMAEKFRDEGRDVLFFVDNIYRYTLAGTEVSALLGRMPSAVGYQPTLAEEMGVLQERITSTKTGSITSVQAVYVPADDLTDPSPATTFAHLDSTVVLSRNIASLGIYPAIDPLDSTSRQLDPLVVGQEHYDVARGVQQTLQRYKELKDIIAILGMDELSEDDKLVVARARKIERFLSQPFFVAEVFNSTPGKYVPLKETIRGFKGILNGDYDHIPEQAFYMAGSIDEVVERANKL; via the coding sequence ATGGCAACGGGAAAAATTGTACAGATCATCGGTGCGGTCATCGATGTTGAGTTTCCGCAAGATGCAGTACCAAAAGTATATGATGCATTGAACGTTGAAACAGGTTTAACCCTCGAGGTTCAACAACAATTAGGTGGTGGCTTGGTGCGTTGTATCGCATTGGGTACATCAGATGGTTTAAAACGTGGCTTAAAAGTCACCAATACCAATGAGCCGATCCAAGTACCAGTGGGTACTAAAACCCTGGGTCGTATCATGAACGTATTGGGTCAGCCAATCGATGAAGCAGGCCCAATCGGCGAAGAAGAACGCTGGGCGATTCACCGTGAAGCGCCAAGCTACGAAGATCAGGCCAACAGCACAGAACTCCTTGAAACAGGGGTAAAAGTGATTGACTTAATCTGCCCATTCGCTAAGGGTGGTAAAGTAGGCCTATTCGGTGGTGCGGGTGTAGGTAAAACCGTAAATATGATGGAGCTTATCCGTAATATTGCGATCGAACACTCTGGTTACTCCGTATTCGCAGGCGTGGGTGAGCGTACCCGTGAAGGTAACGACTTCTACCACGAAATGAAAGACTCCAACGTATTGGATAAGGTATCCCTGGTTTATGGTCAGATGAATGAGCCACCAGGCAACCGTCTGCGTGTGGCACTAACAGGCTTAACCATGGCGGAAAAATTCCGTGATGAAGGTCGTGACGTGCTCTTCTTCGTCGATAACATTTACCGTTATACCCTAGCGGGTACAGAGGTATCCGCCCTTCTTGGCCGTATGCCATCTGCGGTAGGTTATCAGCCAACCTTGGCCGAAGAAATGGGTGTGCTTCAAGAGCGTATCACTTCAACCAAAACAGGTTCTATCACCTCGGTGCAAGCGGTTTACGTACCTGCGGATGACTTAACTGACCCATCTCCAGCGACAACCTTTGCCCACTTAGACTCAACCGTAGTATTAAGCCGTAACATCGCCTCCCTTGGTATTTACCCAGCGATCGACCCGCTTGATTCTACCTCTCGCCAGCTCGACCCGCTCGTAGTTGGTCAAGAGCACTATGATGTGGCCCGTGGTGTACAGCAAACCCTACAACGTTATAAAGAGTTGAAAGACATCATCGCCATTCTTGGTATGGACGAGCTTTCAGAAGACGATAAACTTGTGGTGGCCCGTGCCCGTAAGATTGAACGTTTCTTATCACAACCTTTCTTCGTGGCAGAAGTGTTCAACAGCACACCAGGTAAATATGTGCCATTAAAAGAAACCATTCGTGGCTTCAAGGGCATCTTAAACGGTGACTACGACCATATCCCAGAACAAGCGTTCTATATGGCAGGTTCAATTGACGAAGTGGTTGAAAGAGCCAACAAGCTATAA